Genomic window (Chloroflexota bacterium):
GAAGAGTTCGTTCAAATGGTAGAGCAGTTCCTGGCTGCGCTCCAATGCGAAGCTGGGCACAACGATGTTGCCGCCAGCCTTGATTGTCTCGTTGATACAGTCGCGCAGTTGTGCCTGAATATCGACGTTCTTGTGTTCGGCGTGGGTGCGGTTGCCGTAGGTTGACTCGATGACCACGTAATCCGCCTCATAGAAAATGGCCGGGTCATTTATGATAGGGCGGTCGGGTTCGCCAACATCGCCGGAAAAGAGGATGCGGCGCTTCTCACCGTCCTGGATTATATTAATGGCAACAGTGGCCGAACCAAGCACATGGCCAGCCTCATAGAAGCATCCTTCGATGCCATCTTTCACTCTGATACAACTATCGTATTCCACGGCGGCGAAATGCGGGGTAACTGCCTCGGCATCCCTGGTGGTGTAAAGCGGCAACTCTGGATATGGCCCACGCCGCCCTTCGCGCTGATGACGCTGTGCCTTATAGATAGCGTCTTCTTCCTGCAGGTGTGCAGAGTCGAGCAGTATGATTTGGGCGATTTCAGACGTTGCCTGTGTACAGTATATCTTGCCCTTGTAGCCATCGCGCACCAATTTGGGCAACAGGCCGCAGTGGTCGAGATGGGCATGGGTTAAAAAGACAGCGTCGATGGTGTCAGGGCGGAACGGGAATGGCTGCCAGTTCCTTTCCTGATATCCGCGTTCCTGATATAACCCGCAGTCCACCAGCACACGGACATCTGAGGTCTCCAGCAAATAGCAGGAACCGGTTACATTGTGCGACGCACCAAGGAATGTGACTTTAGCCAGCATAAATCATCAAGTCCTTTCATCATTGTACTGCTAAAGGGTCTTGTGTTTGAATATACCAAATATCATAGGTAAGGTGAAGTGAGCGGCATTCTTAAACCGAACTCGTTACCCATCTCCTTTCTGACTTCGCGGTAGAGCTCTATACATTCTTTAACCGGCGTTCCCGCCGCCAGATTAAAGTATTCTGGGAATTTCTTACCGGCCGGGGGGTCCTTTAACGAGCTTTCATACTTATCAAGCAGTGCCTTCACTATTTTATTCGCCTCCTGACGGCTCATCCCGACTACGGAATGCGCTATCCCGTTGCCGAAGATATTCTCCAGGGGTCCGGAATTGTCTACAATTACCCCTCTCGATGGGGGAGCGATTTCGACGGAGCCACCGGACACCACGGAGGCGACAATCGCCGCGCTATACTCGTAATAGCTCATTTTGGTCATCGGCCCGGCCATCGAATACACCGGACTAACTATCGATAGTGGGCTGTGGCGGGTCGTGGCTTGATTGGCTACGCTCCGTGCCCAGATTGTATTACGGTTGGAGGTGGTCCCCATCTCAATGGGGACGGCAAAGGGATGTTGTGCCACCCCTCGTATGACAAGCATATCTACCGGATTATAGGCGGCGCTGACCACCGCCACGCCCACCGGTCCACCGGCGAAACCACCCAGGATAACCCCGTTTTCGGCAAAGGTTAAATTCCCCACGGCTTGCGCATAAGCGACCTTGTTCAGCGCGTCGAGGTCTACCTTCAACTCGTGGACGGTGCCTATTTCCAGAAAATCCGTTTTCGGATTACCAAATCGGTGACCCGCAATATGTTCCGGAGCCCTTATCGCTGAAGCCACCTCATTGACCACCGGCATTCCCGGACGGCCGGCTCGACGCAAGGCCTCACGGGTTAGAAGTATGGTCCTAATGGCACCCTCCAGCCCCATGGGACTACCCGCCACCAGTGGCTGTCCATCCAGATTGGTCAGGCAGGGAGCGGTGATACCATCCGAAAGAGGGTCCTCCGCATATGTCTTGACTATATTGATTAAATTCAACTCGCTGGATACCGGACCGGCTCCTGAACCGGAACACCAGGGAGGCGTTTCATCTTCCGGGAAACGCCGCGGCATCACCCTGGCATCTTTTCCCTCACCGTACACCACATTCACCGGTGCTGATGCAATGGCTCCTTCTATCTCCTCTCGGGTGAAAAGAACCCGTCTTTCCGTATCAAGGCAGTAAACCCCCGTCTCAACGAGAAACTCCATGGCCGCTTCCCAGACTCTATCAGCCAGGTCGTCATCTGCCGGGACCGGGTTCTGCGGGTCATATTTAATGTCATACTTCTCTACCACTTTGCGCAAGTTAGGCACAAAGATACGGAGGTCAAAATCCCGCTCCGTGCAAATTGGGCCATTAAACGCCCGCTCCATAACTGTCCCAAAACTAATCATCGGTTTATTTTACCCTCTTTTCTGATTATTTACAGTGTTACATAGGGGCCTATGAGCAACACCAGAATCAGGCTGGTTACTCCGACGATTGTGGCTGCGAACAGTCCGACGTAGAAAGGCTTTATTCCCAGCCCTCTGACAGTAGCAAAGGATGTTCCAAGGCCAACCCCGGCCATGGCTGTGGCCAGGATGTATCCGGACCATTGTTTAATATTGACCACTACCGCCTTCCAGGTCTCATCGGTAAGCAGTGCGAAAGCTTGACCTCCGCTATTTATGCCGGCATCGCCGGCTGACCTCAGGATAGCCATAACGAGAAATCCAATGATGAACAATGGGAACAATTTCAGTGGATTAATCCTGGCTCCGCGTTTTGACTCCCCCGATTTAATACTTCGTCGGTTATAGATGTAGGCCATAACGGGGATAACTGCGGCCATCATGGCGTTCCTCACCAGTTTGGTTACCATGGCTGCGTCGGCAGCGGTTGGATTCGCGCTCGTCTGAAATGTCTGGTCGTATATTAAGCCCGCTCCGGCTACCTGTGCGGTCTCATGAATTGAAGTCCCGGTGAAGAGGCCAACCATGGTCGTGCTCCCCGAGAATATCAGGTGAGATAGGTAGGGATAAATAAACATGGCTATCAGGCCAAAAACCGTGATATTAGCCACTGCATAGCTCACCTCCTCATCCTTGGCACCGATTCCCGGCGCCGTCGCCACTATCGCGGAAGCGCCACAGATGCTGGTGCCAACGGCGATTAGCGTGCCAAGGCGCTCCGGGAGCTTGAGCAGACGTGTGAAATATGTGGTGACGATAAGTCCAACCAGGATGCAGAGTATAACGATGGGCAGCCCCCAGGTACCCAGCTTCAATACATCGAAAATGCTCAACCGGATGCCCATCATGATGATTCCCAGCCTCAGGAGCTTTTTCAGACAGAAACTCAAGCCGGGTTTGAAGATGGGATGCAGCCCAATCAGATTCCTTATCAGGATGCCGGCCAGAATGGCCACTATAATATAGCTGATAACCCCTCTTTGTCCCAGAGCGGAGTTGATTAGGTTGGTAAGCTGTATTGAGGCGACAACCAGCACAACAGCCAGAGCAACCCCGGGAATGAGCGCCGGTGTTTCTCTCAACGTGCAGCCGAAGATGAGCTCTTCAATCAGGTTGGGTTTGCGTTTTACCTTGTCGCTGTCACTCATGATTTCTTATGAGCTTCATTTTGCCATCTTTGCGTTGTTCCGTATTGTAACAGAAAGGCATTTGGTGCTCAATGCTCGTGAAATCACTAATGGCGTGAGGTATCACTCCTGTTGAAGCTCAACTCGAATGCTTTCATAATAATCCAGCGATTCGGGATTCATCAGGGCGTCCCGATTTAAGACCGGGCGACCATTTATTAAATTCGTTACCGCCATTTCCACCTTTTTCATGTTGAGCGTATAAGGGATATCCGGCACTTCAATAATTTTGGCAGGGACATGCCGTGGCGAAGCGTTTTCCCGAAGCATCTTTTTGATTTTATCCTTCAGCTCCTCGGTCAGGTGGTAACCTTCAGCGAGTTTAATAAAAAGTATGACGCGCTGGTCGCCTCTCCATTCTTGACCAATAGCGAGGCTATCAGCGACTTCATTTAATTTTTCAACTTCGTTATATATTTCAGCGGTACCGATACGAACTCCCGATGGTTTTAAAACAGCATCAGAGCGGCTAAAAAAGGTTATTCCTCCGGTATCACTGTGAATCACGATATAATCCCCGTGACGCCATACATTGGGGTAAACACTGAAGTAGGTTTCTATATACTTTTCATCCTTCGGGTCATTCCAGAAGCAGAGCGGCATAGAAGGGGAGGGAGCTTCACACACCAGTTCTCCCACCTGGTCCAGCACCGCTCTACCCTTTTCATCGTAACACTTGACTTTCATTCCCAAAGCCGCCCTTTGCAATTCACCGGCATATACCGGAAGGGTGGGACTACCCTGAGCGAAACAACCGTTGATATCTGTACCCCCGGAAATGGAATTAAAATGAAGGTCTTTCTTAATCGCCTGATAGACGTATTCAAATCCATCAGGCGATAGGGCTGAGCCAGTCTGTGATATTTCCCGCAAAGATGAAAGATTAAAATCTTTACCCGGCATAAGTCCCTGGCTTTTAATAAAATTTATATAACTGGCGCTGGTTCCGAAAACGGTTATCTTTTCATCCTGTACCAGTTTCCACATAGCCGTTGCATTGGGATAATTGGGATTACCATCATACAATACTATTGTTGCCCCGACGGCCAGTGAACTGAGAAGCCAATTCCACATCATCCAGCTGCACGTTGTGATATAGAATATGACATCTTCTCGCTTTAAATCAGTGTGTAGTACCAGCTCCTTCAGGTGATTTATTAAGACCCCGCCACCTCCCTGGACAAGACACTTCGGCTTGCCGGTGGTCCCTGAGGAATACATGATAAATGCGGGGTAGTCAAAAGGCAGCTGTTCAAAATGGATGTCACGTTGACGCTTATGGGCGATAAAATCCTCATAATAAATTGAGTTGGGAATATGGCTGATACCAGAATCTCCTTCCCGGTAGCGGACCACGACAACGCTTTCCAGCGAGGGCAACCCTTTTGCGATTTCACTGACATTGGCTAGAGAATCATGTGCCTTTCCTTTATAAAAATAACCATCGACGGTAAACAGGACTTTAGGCTCAATCTGGCCGAGACGGTCCAGTGCCGCGTGTGCCCCTAGGTCAGTAGCACATGAGGACCATATCGCACCAATGCTGGTGGTAGCGAGCATGGCGACGGCGGTCTCGATTAAATTGGGCATATAGGCGGCTATCCTGTCCCCGGGTCTAATTCCCATCTCGCGAAGTGAAGCCACAAGTCGAGCTACCGCATCATAAAGTTCTGCATAGCTCATTCTCGTTGATTTCTGTGTCTCTCCCTTGAAAATAAAAGCAGGTTGGCTATCTCGGTATCTCAATAAGTTCTCGGCGAAATTCAACTTGGCGCCGGCAAACCATTTCGCCCCGGGAAACTTGCTTAAGTCGTCTACTACCTCGTTATACTGGCGGGAAGCTCTAACCTGGGTAAATTCCCAGACAGCGGCCCAGAAATCGGGGATGTTTTCGATTGACCAATCATGTAGCGCGTCATAGGAGTCGATATTAAGGCCAAATTTAGAGTTAACAAAATTGATGAATCTGGTCATGTTAGCCTGGTTTATTCGTTCTTGAGAAGGCTTCCAAAGCAATTTACCCACTGTCTTTTCTCACCTTTAGTTCATAAGATATTCTGTCCGATAATTCCTGTTTTTGGTAAGTGTATATAATAATTCCGAACATAGCAATCCGCCAGACCATTTAAATATTAGCAGAATAAATAGTTTTACAAAACAGGGATTACCTGTTATTG
Coding sequences:
- a CDS encoding MBL fold metallo-hydrolase, with the translated sequence MLAKVTFLGASHNVTGSCYLLETSDVRVLVDCGLYQERGYQERNWQPFPFRPDTIDAVFLTHAHLDHCGLLPKLVRDGYKGKIYCTQATSEIAQIILLDSAHLQEEDAIYKAQRHQREGRRGPYPELPLYTTRDAEAVTPHFAAVEYDSCIRVKDGIEGCFYEAGHVLGSATVAINIIQDGEKRRILFSGDVGEPDRPIINDPAIFYEADYVVIESTYGNRTHAEHKNVDIQAQLRDCINETIKAGGNIVVPSFALERSQELLYHLNELFLRDEIPPITVFLDSPMAIRITEVFKHHAGLFDREMMQRLHQGNSPFSFDNLKIVQTTEESKAINSTKGSVLIIAGSGMVTGGRIKHHLVNNITRPENTILFTGYQAQGTPGRRLLDGARELRLLGHTYPVRARVVQIHGFSAHSDREGLLAWLSDMRMPPRCVFVTHGEEKAATSLAKFISEQTGWQTRVPGYRDTVTLT
- a CDS encoding monomethylamine:corrinoid methyltransferase; translation: MISFGTVMERAFNGPICTERDFDLRIFVPNLRKVVEKYDIKYDPQNPVPADDDLADRVWEAAMEFLVETGVYCLDTERRVLFTREEIEGAIASAPVNVVYGEGKDARVMPRRFPEDETPPWCSGSGAGPVSSELNLINIVKTYAEDPLSDGITAPCLTNLDGQPLVAGSPMGLEGAIRTILLTREALRRAGRPGMPVVNEVASAIRAPEHIAGHRFGNPKTDFLEIGTVHELKVDLDALNKVAYAQAVGNLTFAENGVILGGFAGGPVGVAVVSAAYNPVDMLVIRGVAQHPFAVPIEMGTTSNRNTIWARSVANQATTRHSPLSIVSPVYSMAGPMTKMSYYEYSAAIVASVVSGGSVEIAPPSRGVIVDNSGPLENIFGNGIAHSVVGMSRQEANKIVKALLDKYESSLKDPPAGKKFPEYFNLAAGTPVKECIELYREVRKEMGNEFGLRMPLTSPYL
- a CDS encoding putative sulfate exporter family transporter, whose amino-acid sequence is MSDSDKVKRKPNLIEELIFGCTLRETPALIPGVALAVVLVVASIQLTNLINSALGQRGVISYIIVAILAGILIRNLIGLHPIFKPGLSFCLKKLLRLGIIMMGIRLSIFDVLKLGTWGLPIVILCILVGLIVTTYFTRLLKLPERLGTLIAVGTSICGASAIVATAPGIGAKDEEVSYAVANITVFGLIAMFIYPYLSHLIFSGSTTMVGLFTGTSIHETAQVAGAGLIYDQTFQTSANPTAADAAMVTKLVRNAMMAAVIPVMAYIYNRRSIKSGESKRGARINPLKLFPLFIIGFLVMAILRSAGDAGINSGGQAFALLTDETWKAVVVNIKQWSGYILATAMAGVGLGTSFATVRGLGIKPFYVGLFAATIVGVTSLILVLLIGPYVTL
- a CDS encoding acetoacetate--CoA ligase, producing MGKLLWKPSQERINQANMTRFINFVNSKFGLNIDSYDALHDWSIENIPDFWAAVWEFTQVRASRQYNEVVDDLSKFPGAKWFAGAKLNFAENLLRYRDSQPAFIFKGETQKSTRMSYAELYDAVARLVASLREMGIRPGDRIAAYMPNLIETAVAMLATTSIGAIWSSCATDLGAHAALDRLGQIEPKVLFTVDGYFYKGKAHDSLANVSEIAKGLPSLESVVVVRYREGDSGISHIPNSIYYEDFIAHKRQRDIHFEQLPFDYPAFIMYSSGTTGKPKCLVQGGGGVLINHLKELVLHTDLKREDVIFYITTCSWMMWNWLLSSLAVGATIVLYDGNPNYPNATAMWKLVQDEKITVFGTSASYINFIKSQGLMPGKDFNLSSLREISQTGSALSPDGFEYVYQAIKKDLHFNSISGGTDINGCFAQGSPTLPVYAGELQRAALGMKVKCYDEKGRAVLDQVGELVCEAPSPSMPLCFWNDPKDEKYIETYFSVYPNVWRHGDYIVIHSDTGGITFFSRSDAVLKPSGVRIGTAEIYNEVEKLNEVADSLAIGQEWRGDQRVILFIKLAEGYHLTEELKDKIKKMLRENASPRHVPAKIIEVPDIPYTLNMKKVEMAVTNLINGRPVLNRDALMNPESLDYYESIRVELQQE